TAGAGTCAATGCGATGTCAAGTGCTTCGTATCTCCGGAGGTTGAACAGCATTTGCTGTACCTCCTTTGAAGGCACGTCAAATTGCCTTAGGTAAGCGGATTTGGTGCCTGGCCTAAAAATGCTACTGACGGGTAGTTTAGTGGCACCTGAAGATGTTTAGGGCGCATGTCCAGTGTTTACAGTGCGCTGTAACAGCCCTCTAGGCGTCTGATCTCCAGCCCCTCCCTCCTAGCCCCCAGGGCACTTCCAACCACCACGCGGCGGCTGTTTTTAGCGCGCTTGTCACCTCCCAAACATTGGAACTCTGAGCTTTTGGGCCCCTCCCCGCCAGTCCCTCCCAGACCGCTGCTTTTGCATCCTCCCTAGAACTTCGTGTCTTTGTTCTTGGGggtttcctttctttttctttccttccttttccctcccttaCAACGATCCTGCGGCGGggtttctgtttcttttgaCCTCTCGCAGCTTCGGTTGGGATCAACCATCtgctgtttttgtttctcctctctagcccctctctctcttcttttaccCTCCTGGTAGGGCGGAACACCAGAGCCCGCCATTtgggtgaagagagagaagcccCCTTCGAGATACCGTTACCTCTGCGTGGCTCAACCGATAACTCAACGGTCGCTTCTCTTCGCCCATGGTTAACAACTTTTCTTGATATCGATATCCTAACGCCATCTGCCCATCATGTCGaacaacagcatcaaggtcGTCGCCCGATTCCGGCCTCAGAACCGGATTGAAATCGAATCGGGCGGCAAGCCTATCGTCAGCTTCACTTCGGACGATACTTGTACTCTTGATGTATATTACACCTCTACCCCTATGCTCACTACAGTGTTCATGATGTGGAGAGTTTGTCGCTGACCGTTGCCATGATTTATACAGTCCAAAGAGGCACAGGGCTCCTTCACCTTTGACCGAATCTTTGACATGTCATGTAAACAACAAGACATCTTCGACTACTCCATTCGCCCTACCGTCGACGACATTCTCAATGGCTACAACGGTACTGTCTTCGCCTATGGCCAGACTGGTGCTGGTAAATCATACACCATGATGGGAAGCAACATTGATGATCCCGAGCAGAGGGGTGTTATTCCGCGCATTGTCGAGCAAATCTTTGCCAGCATCATGTCCAGCCCCAGCACCATCGAATACACCGTGCGGGTCAGCTACATGGAGATTTACATGGAGAAGATTCGTGATCTGCTGGCTCCGCAAAATGACAACCTCCCTATTCACGAGGAGAAGAACCGTGGTATCTACGTCAAAGGTCTCTTGGAAATCTACGTCTCCAGCGTCCAAGAGGTGTATGAGGTGatgaggagaggaggaaacgCTCGAATGGTCTCTGCCACCAACATGAACGCAGAGTCTTCACGATCCCattccatcttcgtcatcaccatcacccaGAAGAACGTCGAGTCTGGTTCAGCGAAGAGCGGCCAGCTGTTCTTGGTCGATTTGGCCGGTAGTGAAAAGGTTGGCAAGACTGGCGCCAGCGGTCAGACGCTTGAGGAAGCCAAAAAGATCAACAAAAGTTTGAGTGCCTTGGGCATGGTCATCAACGCCCTGACCGATGGCAAATCCCACTACGTGCCCTACCGAGACTCCAAATTGACCCGTATCCTGCAAGAATCTCTGGGTGGTAACAGTCGAAccactctcatcatcaactgcTCACCCAGTAGTTATAACGATGCTGAAACTTTGGGAACGCTAAGATTCGGTACCAGAGCGAAATCCATCaaaaacaaggccaaggtcaaCGCCGAGCTCAGTCCTGCCGAGCTCAAAGCCCTCCTCAAGAAAGCTCAGGGCCAAGTTACCAACTTCGAGTCCTATATTTCCAACCTCGAGGGCGAAGTTCAGCTGTGGCGAGCTGGAGAGGCTGTGCCCAAAGACAAGTGGGTTCAGCCGATTGCCGATGGAGTTTCCGcagccaaggctgaggcaaGAGCACCGCGGCCCTCGACTCCCTCACGGCTTACAGAGAGTCGCTCCGAGACTCCTATTGCCTCTGATCGTGCTGGTACTCCTAGCATAACATTGGAAAAGGACGAACGGGAAGAGTTCCTACGCCGTGAAAATGAGCTTCAAGATCAAATTTCTGAGAAAGAATCGCAGGCTGCGGCTGCCGAGAAGCTGCTTCGcgagaccaaggaggagctcTCCTACTTGAAGGAGCACGACAGCAAAATGGGCAAGGAGAATGAGAAGCTTACAACAGAAGTTAATGAATTCAAGATGCAACTCGAGAGACTAAATTTTGAGGGCAAAGAGGCCCTCATCACCATGGACGctctcaaggaggccaactCAGAGCTCACTACTGAATTGGACGACAtaaagcagcagctgcttgacGCCAAAATGAGCGCCAAGGAGACGGGTGCAGCTCTtgatgaaaaggaaaagaagaaggcagagaagatggccaagatgatggccGGCTTCGAACTCGGGACTGACGTATTCAGCGACAACGAGAAATCCATCGCGGAGACTATCAAGCACATTGATGCTCTGCTTGAACAGAGCACAATTGGCGACCACATCGCGCCAGACGAGTTTAAGCTGCTCCGAGCAAAGATGGTCGAAACCCAAGGCATCGTGAGGCAAGCAGAGCTGTCCATGTACAGCGGGTCGTCCAACGACTTGGATGCCCGACGGAGACAGGAGCTCGAAGCCAGATTAGAGGCTTTGCAGCAAGAATACGAGGATGTGTTGGCTCGCGGCCTTAGCGAAGCCGACGTCGAGGAGGTCAAGGCGCGACTGGAGGCCACCTACGCTAAGCGCGAGAAGTCTcaggagcagctcgtcgaggagctcaaggccgaCCTCAACCAGAAAGCGTCAGAGAACGCAAGAATGAAGACCCTCATCGAGGAGCTACAGCAGCGCGTCAAGTCTGGTGGCACCGCTTCCATGGCAAACGGCAAGACTGTCCAACAGCAGATTGCAGAGTTTGATGtcatgaagaagagtctCATGCGAGACTTGCAAAACCGCTGCGAGCGCGTTGTCGAGTTGGAGATTTCTCTCGATGAGACTCGCGAGCAGTACAACAACGTGCTGCGATCTTCCAACAACCGGGCCCAGCAGAAGAAAATGGCCTTTTTGGAGCGGAACTTGGAGCAACTCACCCAAGTTCAGCGCCAGCTTGTTGAGCAGAATTCTTCTttgaagaaggaggttgCTATTGCAGAGCGCAAGCTGATTGCGAGAAATGAGCGCATCCAGAGCCTGGAGAGTCTGCTGCAAGATAGTcaggagaagatggcaacgGCCAATCACAAGTATGTATCCCCGagctccccccttttttcatTGCCCACGACAGTACATCAACATAGTGCTACGAGTGAAACATGCTTGAAAAAGCTTGATGCTGACCTAGACTCCTTTAAACTAGGTTCGAGGTCCAGCTTGCCTCCGTCAAGGAGCGCctcgaggctgccaaagcTGGCAGCACCCGTGGGCTCGGTGGtgccggcggcggcttcagcttctctaATGCTGGCAGCCGCATTGCCAAGCCTCTccgtggcggcggcggcgatgcccCTGCGACTCCCACGATCCAAGGTGGTGACGGGACTcccaccagcagcaagcgCGGTAGTTGGTTCTTCAATAAGTCGTAGATTTCCTGCGCGCTTTTGCTTTCTCCGGGCGGCGTTTTGAGTACACTAGAGGCGGTTTTACACACTTGGAACCTTCCATACCCACCCCCTCACTCTCTCCCTCGCTTTCAccctccttcttcaccttttctCACTCTTCCTTCCCACGCATATGCCGTGCTGACTTTGCTGGTTAAGGCTTTTTCCGCTTTTGATTTCCTCCTTTGCTTTGTATCTTTTGATATGTATTGCTGTTTCTTCAACCCCCTCACCCTTGTCTGCATTTtaaaacaaagagaaaaaaagaacaaaagaacaaaaaaaggtgaagcgaggatgatgaagagggggAGGGCGTGTGTCCGCGCTATATACATTGTGGCGAGATCAAGAGCAACGAATGACGATTGTTGGATTCTGGGTTTTTATGACTTTTGACGGTTGTGTATTTGACTGAGAGAGCGAGACACAAATGCAATGAATGAGCAAACAAAAGACAGAGACGGAAATAAatcaagagcaaagagagaaaacgGGCCGTAGGGCAAGGTAGAGAGTTATCTATAGTTGGAGTTACGCGGTTGGGGAGGGTTATATATGATAAAGATGTCACGCATGAAAGAGTAAAGAGTTAAATTACATGAGATACAAATCAGAATCTTACTTATGACGAGTAACTATGTACATACTTGTGAGTGCATCTGCTCTTTGCTCCATGCACACTCCGTGTAATTCCTTGTAATTTTTTGTATGTATGTTCACTATAATGATAGCGACCGAAAGGGGCTCCCCATCTGGAAACTCGCAGCATGAACATTACGAGAGTGGCTATTCGGCATACTCAAATTGTTATTCGGTATCTCATGTCTTAAATTGAAAGCTAGTGATGATATCAAGTATTGGAGGAATATAGCTATGATATCAGAGAAATTTAGTCATAATATCAAGTATTTTATAGCTACAGTAGCAGAtcctaaaaaaaaaaaaaaagcaatggTTGCAGAAAATAGTGACAGTAGCAGATATTTGAGGAACCTGGTATCTACTACCTAAGTAAGTACCGCGCAGTGCCTATCAACAAAAGACTTTCCTCCGCATTCTATTTCAGCACTTGAAATCCATGCAGTTGCTTGTAGATAGCCAACTTTGGGTGATAAATAGCTAGTCCCATTTAATAGGCATTATCATGGGAGCCATTGTGTTGTAGAGCGAACAATCAGGTGCTCTTTGTGCCAGCCTTGATAATGGCAAGGGCGGTAGGGATAATAAAGACCCACGACAAAAGAGAAACGAAAGCAAAGATGCCCACAATCTTGGCGTAGAGGATAACCACTCGTCGCCAGGCGGCCTTGGAAAAGGTAGACCAAGCGTCGCTAATGGTGGCATAGCCAAGTCCACCAACAACCGCGGGCTCAACCTTACCCTCAAAGGATCGGTCGAAGGGGATGATGGGGTCTTCGTCCTCGGGCAGGAGCGAAGCCTGGATGCGGACGACAACAACCCGGGCGGGGATGATTACGACGACGTACAGCATTGTGCTGAGGAGGGTGTATACCGTAGCCTTGATCAGATAAGCAATGTTGCCGTCGCGAAGAGCGTCGGAGGCACCGCTGGACTTCTTCAAGTTGTCGAGAGTCGGGGCATCGAAGCCAATGAGGACAGCAAGCAGGTAGGGAACCCACTTGTGTACCTGAGTTGCGGCCCAGTAAATCACGATAGCCTTCCAGGTGGCATCAAAGGCGCGCTTGAAAGGAGGCAGGCGGCGCCAGAACCTCCGAGGAGAGGGATGTGAGATGACAATGTGAACCCAGGCAGTTGCAAACTGAACCAGGACCAAGGAGGCCAGAAGTTCGGCAAAGGGCTTAACAGGACcccaggagaagatggaggcgacGATGCCTGTGAGGACGCTCTGGGTAAAAGCACACATGAATCCACGCGTGTTGGCCCTCCACCCGCCATGCGAAGTCAAGAGACGGTTGATGGatcgaagagaagaagtcaCTGTTCGGGCGGCGCCATCAGTAGGCTTGGCCGTAGAGCCAACAGTGGCCTCCTCATCGTTGCCTCCGTTGATAGGAAGGGGTTCGTAGGCAGGAGggttctcatcttcaataaTGGTGAAGACAGGGTAAATGTGGAACAGGGTGTAGTTGACCTAGAGGTACATCAAGGTTAGTGGACATGATATCGATTTCACTGATATCGATCTCAACAGCGGAGGGGAAACCTACCAGGAACGAGATAGGTAGCAGAATCAGGAAGTTGACAAGAATCAGAGGCCAGCCCCATGCAGGCATGCTGAAGTCCACCTGTTCGCCTCCTTCATAGACTGTCCAAGCCATTGTGATGGATGGCAAAACGGAATCTCCGGGCTTTCAAACGAGAGACAGATGCACTAATAAGAAAAGCGTCACGACAGCCACACGCGATGGACTTTCGCTTTGTTTGGCAAGttccaaagacaaagagtACAAAAGAACGAGACTAAAGAAAGTTCAATTCGCGCTGATGGTTGGGGGAAAACAAGACGCTTTATAATGGAGGCAAACCAGATTCTCGGTGGGCTGTCAGGAAGGGGTCACCCCAGTCCAAACGGCTCCAAACGGCGTCAACTAGGCAGCACTGCCCTCCACCCACGGGAAGCCCATCCTGTTTCGACAAGCTCGTGTACACCCATTAGCTGGTAAGCCCGGACTATTGGGAGACGCGGCAAAAGCTTTTCGCTTGCTCGTGCCTTTCGGCCATTTCTGCTTCGGGACAAATAAGCTACTGTAGTATCGAGGGGCGCCAAACAACGGCCTTTGCCCGAAGCAGCGCTGTTGAATTATTTCTTACCGGCGCGCGCGAATCACATC
This genomic stretch from Trichoderma breve strain T069 chromosome 1, whole genome shotgun sequence harbors:
- a CDS encoding kinesin motor domain-containing protein, with translation MSNNSIKVVARFRPQNRIEIESGGKPIVSFTSDDTCTLDSKEAQGSFTFDRIFDMSCKQQDIFDYSIRPTVDDILNGYNGTVFAYGQTGAGKSYTMMGSNIDDPEQRGVIPRIVEQIFASIMSSPSTIEYTVRVSYMEIYMEKIRDLLAPQNDNLPIHEEKNRGIYVKGLLEIYVSSVQEVYEVMRRGGNARMVSATNMNAESSRSHSIFVITITQKNVESGSAKSGQLFLVDLAGSEKVGKTGASGQTLEEAKKINKSLSALGMVINALTDGKSHYVPYRDSKLTRILQESLGGNSRTTLIINCSPSSYNDAETLGTLRFGTRAKSIKNKAKVNAELSPAELKALLKKAQGQVTNFESYISNLEGEVQLWRAGEAVPKDKWVQPIADGVSAAKAEARAPRPSTPSRLTESRSETPIASDRAGTPSITLEKDEREEFLRRENELQDQISEKESQAAAAEKLLRETKEELSYLKEHDSKMGKENEKLTTEVNEFKMQLERLNFEGKEALITMDALKEANSELTTELDDIKQQLLDAKMSAKETGAALDEKEKKKAEKMAKMMAGFELGTDVFSDNEKSIAETIKHIDALLEQSTIGDHIAPDEFKLLRAKMVETQGIVRQAELSMYSGSSNDLDARRRQELEARLEALQQEYEDVLARGLSEADVEEVKARLEATYAKREKSQEQLVEELKADLNQKASENARMKTLIEELQQRVKSGGTASMANGKTVQQQIAEFDVMKKSLMRDLQNRCERVVELEISLDETREQYNNVLRSSNNRAQQKKMAFLERNLEQLTQVQRQLVEQNSSLKKEVAIAERKLIARNERIQSLESLLQDSQEKMATANHKFEVQLASVKERLEAAKAGSTRGLGGAGGGFSFSNAGSRIAKPLRGGGGDAPATPTIQGGDGTPTSSKRGSWFFNKS